In Mercenaria mercenaria strain notata chromosome 14, MADL_Memer_1, whole genome shotgun sequence, the following are encoded in one genomic region:
- the LOC123526353 gene encoding potassium voltage-gated channel protein Shaw-like isoform X1 — MKQIVSSRASKVQLIWQPPHTVTMTVIWDELKLFIEMDCLNNKRDGSGGFLRSKKRGKMKGGMSGMVSAMIPGAKVDTKGRVMVNVATSKETLIFNIGGVRFETYKSTLFRLPNSPLANSKFLKEHFRPEKNEYFFDRDPDVFRATLNYLRTGELHIPSYICGPAAKNELEFWGVKPNKIEKCCWTNYNDWNSTLEALNQLEHDRKGSLLTVEVDKNKTKTWWNTHQPKIWNFLNNPDVSFLAKLFGFLSLFFVVLSIFSFVAGTTSSFKNYGITPSVGNFSNEIANEVINATTPDTITGSTESLSESTESTSGNASKFKHPSLHIIDIVCLVFFTAEYIVRLVFAPKKLKFVTSLMGVIDLIAILPDYIEMIVYAADPDINSNSSIVEFITIFRIVRVLRIFRLIKHVPGLWILVYTLKASIGELVLLTCFMSVGILVFSSLIYFVEARADFESIPDAFWWALITMTTVGYGDMYPKTTLGKMVGSICAMSGLLMIGFSVPALVNNFMLYYKHVQFALQAEKEKSATKDEKENTGNSSRSNSSSEEEIVPRKDTFTDDNDNKQECVPLVTIHVEDENGKTLSQSNDDI, encoded by the exons atgaaacaaatagTATCAAGTCGAGCCTCAAAAGTCCAATTAATTTGGCAACCACCACATACAGTTACAATGACAGTTATTTGGGATGAACTCAAATTATTCATCGAGATGGATTGTTTAAATAACAAGC GGGATGGAAGCGGCGGTTTCTTGCGGAGCAAAAAACGGGGAAAGATGAAGGGCGGTATGAGTGGTATGGTGTCGGCCATGATTCCAGGGGCCAAGGTCGACACTAAAGGCCGGGTCATGGTAAACGTTGCTACGTCAAAGGAAACACTCATTTTTAATATTGGAGGTGTGAGGTTCGAAACTTACAA ATCAACGTTGTTCCGCCTTCCTAATAGTCCACTGGCCAATTCAAAGTTCTTGAAGGAACATTTCAGACCCGAGAAGAATGAGTATTTCTTTGACAGAGATCCGGATGTATTCAGG GCTACACTGAACTACCTTCGTACAGGGGAACTCCACATACCGTCTTACATTTGTGGACCTGCGGCAAAGAATGAACTGGAATTTTGGGGAGTCAAACCGAATAAGATAGAAAAATGTTGCTGGACTAATTACAATGATTGGAACTCTACGCTTGAGGCCCTGAATCAG TTAGAACATGACCGGAAGGGTTCCTTACTCACAGTTGAAGTTGATAAAAACAAGACGAAAACATGGTGGAACACGCACCAACCAAAGATCTGGAACTTTCTTAACAACCCCGACGTTTCATTCCTAGCCAAACTGTTTGGATTTCTGTCGCTGTTCTTTGTGGTTCtttctatattttcatttgttgCCGGAACCACGTCATCCTTTAAGAATTATGGAATAACTCCATCTGTCGGAAATTTCTCGAACGAGATCGCCAATGAGGTCATCAATGCAACCACTCCCGACACCATTACCGGAAGTACGGAATCTCTTTCCGAAAGTACCGAATCTACTTCTGGGAATGCATCTAAATTCAAACATCCGTCTCTGCATATCATAGACATAGTGTGCCTTGTGTTTTTCACCGCTGAGTATATTGTCCGACTCGTGTTTGCGCCCAAGAAGCTAAAATTCGTCACATCTCTGATGGGGGTGATTGACCTGATAGCAATTCTTCCGGACTACATCGAAATGATTGTTTATGCCGCTGACCCAGATATCAACAGTAACTCGAGTATCGTGGAATTCATAACAATTTTTCGAATTGTACGTGTTTTGAGAATATTCCGACTTATCAAACACGTGCCCGGATTATGGATCCTCGTGTACACGTTAAAAGCTAGTATAGGCGAGCTCGTGCTCCTCACGTGCTTCATGTCTGTTGGAATCCTTGTGTTCTcttcattgatatattttgtagAAGCACGTGCTGACTTTGAAAGTATTCCCGATGCTTTCTGGTGGGCCCTCATTACCATGACGACTGTAGGTTACGGTGATATGTACCCAAAAACCACCCTCGGAAAAATGGTTGGTTCCATCTGCGCCATGTCCGGTCTGCTTATGATCGGATTTTCTGTTCCCGCGCTGGTCAACAATTTCATGCTTTATTATAAGCACGTGCAATTTGCTCTTCAGGCTGAGAAAGAAAAGTCGGCAACGaaagatgaaaaagaaaacaccGGAAATTCCTCGCGCAGTAATTCCTCTTCGGAAGAAGAAATAGTTCCAAGAAAGGATACTTTTACAGACGACAACGACAACAAACAAGAATGCGTTCCCCTGGTAACTATTCACGTCGAAGATGAAAACGGGAAGACATTAAGTCAAAGCAATGATGACATTTAA
- the LOC123526353 gene encoding potassium voltage-gated channel protein Shaw-like isoform X2 gives MLTMRNGTNCGKSSKKVHRFISGDGSGGFLRSKKRGKMKGGMSGMVSAMIPGAKVDTKGRVMVNVATSKETLIFNIGGVRFETYKSTLFRLPNSPLANSKFLKEHFRPEKNEYFFDRDPDVFRATLNYLRTGELHIPSYICGPAAKNELEFWGVKPNKIEKCCWTNYNDWNSTLEALNQLEHDRKGSLLTVEVDKNKTKTWWNTHQPKIWNFLNNPDVSFLAKLFGFLSLFFVVLSIFSFVAGTTSSFKNYGITPSVGNFSNEIANEVINATTPDTITGSTESLSESTESTSGNASKFKHPSLHIIDIVCLVFFTAEYIVRLVFAPKKLKFVTSLMGVIDLIAILPDYIEMIVYAADPDINSNSSIVEFITIFRIVRVLRIFRLIKHVPGLWILVYTLKASIGELVLLTCFMSVGILVFSSLIYFVEARADFESIPDAFWWALITMTTVGYGDMYPKTTLGKMVGSICAMSGLLMIGFSVPALVNNFMLYYKHVQFALQAEKEKSATKDEKENTGNSSRSNSSSEEEIVPRKDTFTDDNDNKQECVPLVTIHVEDENGKTLSQSNDDI, from the exons ATGTTAACGATGAGGAATGGAACAAACTGTGGAAAATCGTCGAAAAAAGTTCACAGATTTATCTCGG GGGATGGAAGCGGCGGTTTCTTGCGGAGCAAAAAACGGGGAAAGATGAAGGGCGGTATGAGTGGTATGGTGTCGGCCATGATTCCAGGGGCCAAGGTCGACACTAAAGGCCGGGTCATGGTAAACGTTGCTACGTCAAAGGAAACACTCATTTTTAATATTGGAGGTGTGAGGTTCGAAACTTACAA ATCAACGTTGTTCCGCCTTCCTAATAGTCCACTGGCCAATTCAAAGTTCTTGAAGGAACATTTCAGACCCGAGAAGAATGAGTATTTCTTTGACAGAGATCCGGATGTATTCAGG GCTACACTGAACTACCTTCGTACAGGGGAACTCCACATACCGTCTTACATTTGTGGACCTGCGGCAAAGAATGAACTGGAATTTTGGGGAGTCAAACCGAATAAGATAGAAAAATGTTGCTGGACTAATTACAATGATTGGAACTCTACGCTTGAGGCCCTGAATCAG TTAGAACATGACCGGAAGGGTTCCTTACTCACAGTTGAAGTTGATAAAAACAAGACGAAAACATGGTGGAACACGCACCAACCAAAGATCTGGAACTTTCTTAACAACCCCGACGTTTCATTCCTAGCCAAACTGTTTGGATTTCTGTCGCTGTTCTTTGTGGTTCtttctatattttcatttgttgCCGGAACCACGTCATCCTTTAAGAATTATGGAATAACTCCATCTGTCGGAAATTTCTCGAACGAGATCGCCAATGAGGTCATCAATGCAACCACTCCCGACACCATTACCGGAAGTACGGAATCTCTTTCCGAAAGTACCGAATCTACTTCTGGGAATGCATCTAAATTCAAACATCCGTCTCTGCATATCATAGACATAGTGTGCCTTGTGTTTTTCACCGCTGAGTATATTGTCCGACTCGTGTTTGCGCCCAAGAAGCTAAAATTCGTCACATCTCTGATGGGGGTGATTGACCTGATAGCAATTCTTCCGGACTACATCGAAATGATTGTTTATGCCGCTGACCCAGATATCAACAGTAACTCGAGTATCGTGGAATTCATAACAATTTTTCGAATTGTACGTGTTTTGAGAATATTCCGACTTATCAAACACGTGCCCGGATTATGGATCCTCGTGTACACGTTAAAAGCTAGTATAGGCGAGCTCGTGCTCCTCACGTGCTTCATGTCTGTTGGAATCCTTGTGTTCTcttcattgatatattttgtagAAGCACGTGCTGACTTTGAAAGTATTCCCGATGCTTTCTGGTGGGCCCTCATTACCATGACGACTGTAGGTTACGGTGATATGTACCCAAAAACCACCCTCGGAAAAATGGTTGGTTCCATCTGCGCCATGTCCGGTCTGCTTATGATCGGATTTTCTGTTCCCGCGCTGGTCAACAATTTCATGCTTTATTATAAGCACGTGCAATTTGCTCTTCAGGCTGAGAAAGAAAAGTCGGCAACGaaagatgaaaaagaaaacaccGGAAATTCCTCGCGCAGTAATTCCTCTTCGGAAGAAGAAATAGTTCCAAGAAAGGATACTTTTACAGACGACAACGACAACAAACAAGAATGCGTTCCCCTGGTAACTATTCACGTCGAAGATGAAAACGGGAAGACATTAAGTCAAAGCAATGATGACATTTAA
- the LOC123526353 gene encoding potassium voltage-gated channel subfamily C member 3-like isoform X3, translating to MMASAGHRANAATRDGSGGFLRSKKRGKMKGGMSGMVSAMIPGAKVDTKGRVMVNVATSKETLIFNIGGVRFETYKSTLFRLPNSPLANSKFLKEHFRPEKNEYFFDRDPDVFRATLNYLRTGELHIPSYICGPAAKNELEFWGVKPNKIEKCCWTNYNDWNSTLEALNQLEHDRKGSLLTVEVDKNKTKTWWNTHQPKIWNFLNNPDVSFLAKLFGFLSLFFVVLSIFSFVAGTTSSFKNYGITPSVGNFSNEIANEVINATTPDTITGSTESLSESTESTSGNASKFKHPSLHIIDIVCLVFFTAEYIVRLVFAPKKLKFVTSLMGVIDLIAILPDYIEMIVYAADPDINSNSSIVEFITIFRIVRVLRIFRLIKHVPGLWILVYTLKASIGELVLLTCFMSVGILVFSSLIYFVEARADFESIPDAFWWALITMTTVGYGDMYPKTTLGKMVGSICAMSGLLMIGFSVPALVNNFMLYYKHVQFALQAEKEKSATKDEKENTGNSSRSNSSSEEEIVPRKDTFTDDNDNKQECVPLVTIHVEDENGKTLSQSNDDI from the exons ATGATGGCATCAGCTGGTCACAGGGCCAATGCGGCAACAC GGGATGGAAGCGGCGGTTTCTTGCGGAGCAAAAAACGGGGAAAGATGAAGGGCGGTATGAGTGGTATGGTGTCGGCCATGATTCCAGGGGCCAAGGTCGACACTAAAGGCCGGGTCATGGTAAACGTTGCTACGTCAAAGGAAACACTCATTTTTAATATTGGAGGTGTGAGGTTCGAAACTTACAA ATCAACGTTGTTCCGCCTTCCTAATAGTCCACTGGCCAATTCAAAGTTCTTGAAGGAACATTTCAGACCCGAGAAGAATGAGTATTTCTTTGACAGAGATCCGGATGTATTCAGG GCTACACTGAACTACCTTCGTACAGGGGAACTCCACATACCGTCTTACATTTGTGGACCTGCGGCAAAGAATGAACTGGAATTTTGGGGAGTCAAACCGAATAAGATAGAAAAATGTTGCTGGACTAATTACAATGATTGGAACTCTACGCTTGAGGCCCTGAATCAG TTAGAACATGACCGGAAGGGTTCCTTACTCACAGTTGAAGTTGATAAAAACAAGACGAAAACATGGTGGAACACGCACCAACCAAAGATCTGGAACTTTCTTAACAACCCCGACGTTTCATTCCTAGCCAAACTGTTTGGATTTCTGTCGCTGTTCTTTGTGGTTCtttctatattttcatttgttgCCGGAACCACGTCATCCTTTAAGAATTATGGAATAACTCCATCTGTCGGAAATTTCTCGAACGAGATCGCCAATGAGGTCATCAATGCAACCACTCCCGACACCATTACCGGAAGTACGGAATCTCTTTCCGAAAGTACCGAATCTACTTCTGGGAATGCATCTAAATTCAAACATCCGTCTCTGCATATCATAGACATAGTGTGCCTTGTGTTTTTCACCGCTGAGTATATTGTCCGACTCGTGTTTGCGCCCAAGAAGCTAAAATTCGTCACATCTCTGATGGGGGTGATTGACCTGATAGCAATTCTTCCGGACTACATCGAAATGATTGTTTATGCCGCTGACCCAGATATCAACAGTAACTCGAGTATCGTGGAATTCATAACAATTTTTCGAATTGTACGTGTTTTGAGAATATTCCGACTTATCAAACACGTGCCCGGATTATGGATCCTCGTGTACACGTTAAAAGCTAGTATAGGCGAGCTCGTGCTCCTCACGTGCTTCATGTCTGTTGGAATCCTTGTGTTCTcttcattgatatattttgtagAAGCACGTGCTGACTTTGAAAGTATTCCCGATGCTTTCTGGTGGGCCCTCATTACCATGACGACTGTAGGTTACGGTGATATGTACCCAAAAACCACCCTCGGAAAAATGGTTGGTTCCATCTGCGCCATGTCCGGTCTGCTTATGATCGGATTTTCTGTTCCCGCGCTGGTCAACAATTTCATGCTTTATTATAAGCACGTGCAATTTGCTCTTCAGGCTGAGAAAGAAAAGTCGGCAACGaaagatgaaaaagaaaacaccGGAAATTCCTCGCGCAGTAATTCCTCTTCGGAAGAAGAAATAGTTCCAAGAAAGGATACTTTTACAGACGACAACGACAACAAACAAGAATGCGTTCCCCTGGTAACTATTCACGTCGAAGATGAAAACGGGAAGACATTAAGTCAAAGCAATGATGACATTTAA
- the LOC123526353 gene encoding potassium voltage-gated channel subfamily C member 3-like isoform X4: MDLGDGSGGFLRSKKRGKMKGGMSGMVSAMIPGAKVDTKGRVMVNVATSKETLIFNIGGVRFETYKSTLFRLPNSPLANSKFLKEHFRPEKNEYFFDRDPDVFRATLNYLRTGELHIPSYICGPAAKNELEFWGVKPNKIEKCCWTNYNDWNSTLEALNQLEHDRKGSLLTVEVDKNKTKTWWNTHQPKIWNFLNNPDVSFLAKLFGFLSLFFVVLSIFSFVAGTTSSFKNYGITPSVGNFSNEIANEVINATTPDTITGSTESLSESTESTSGNASKFKHPSLHIIDIVCLVFFTAEYIVRLVFAPKKLKFVTSLMGVIDLIAILPDYIEMIVYAADPDINSNSSIVEFITIFRIVRVLRIFRLIKHVPGLWILVYTLKASIGELVLLTCFMSVGILVFSSLIYFVEARADFESIPDAFWWALITMTTVGYGDMYPKTTLGKMVGSICAMSGLLMIGFSVPALVNNFMLYYKHVQFALQAEKEKSATKDEKENTGNSSRSNSSSEEEIVPRKDTFTDDNDNKQECVPLVTIHVEDENGKTLSQSNDDI, from the exons ATGGATTTAG GGGATGGAAGCGGCGGTTTCTTGCGGAGCAAAAAACGGGGAAAGATGAAGGGCGGTATGAGTGGTATGGTGTCGGCCATGATTCCAGGGGCCAAGGTCGACACTAAAGGCCGGGTCATGGTAAACGTTGCTACGTCAAAGGAAACACTCATTTTTAATATTGGAGGTGTGAGGTTCGAAACTTACAA ATCAACGTTGTTCCGCCTTCCTAATAGTCCACTGGCCAATTCAAAGTTCTTGAAGGAACATTTCAGACCCGAGAAGAATGAGTATTTCTTTGACAGAGATCCGGATGTATTCAGG GCTACACTGAACTACCTTCGTACAGGGGAACTCCACATACCGTCTTACATTTGTGGACCTGCGGCAAAGAATGAACTGGAATTTTGGGGAGTCAAACCGAATAAGATAGAAAAATGTTGCTGGACTAATTACAATGATTGGAACTCTACGCTTGAGGCCCTGAATCAG TTAGAACATGACCGGAAGGGTTCCTTACTCACAGTTGAAGTTGATAAAAACAAGACGAAAACATGGTGGAACACGCACCAACCAAAGATCTGGAACTTTCTTAACAACCCCGACGTTTCATTCCTAGCCAAACTGTTTGGATTTCTGTCGCTGTTCTTTGTGGTTCtttctatattttcatttgttgCCGGAACCACGTCATCCTTTAAGAATTATGGAATAACTCCATCTGTCGGAAATTTCTCGAACGAGATCGCCAATGAGGTCATCAATGCAACCACTCCCGACACCATTACCGGAAGTACGGAATCTCTTTCCGAAAGTACCGAATCTACTTCTGGGAATGCATCTAAATTCAAACATCCGTCTCTGCATATCATAGACATAGTGTGCCTTGTGTTTTTCACCGCTGAGTATATTGTCCGACTCGTGTTTGCGCCCAAGAAGCTAAAATTCGTCACATCTCTGATGGGGGTGATTGACCTGATAGCAATTCTTCCGGACTACATCGAAATGATTGTTTATGCCGCTGACCCAGATATCAACAGTAACTCGAGTATCGTGGAATTCATAACAATTTTTCGAATTGTACGTGTTTTGAGAATATTCCGACTTATCAAACACGTGCCCGGATTATGGATCCTCGTGTACACGTTAAAAGCTAGTATAGGCGAGCTCGTGCTCCTCACGTGCTTCATGTCTGTTGGAATCCTTGTGTTCTcttcattgatatattttgtagAAGCACGTGCTGACTTTGAAAGTATTCCCGATGCTTTCTGGTGGGCCCTCATTACCATGACGACTGTAGGTTACGGTGATATGTACCCAAAAACCACCCTCGGAAAAATGGTTGGTTCCATCTGCGCCATGTCCGGTCTGCTTATGATCGGATTTTCTGTTCCCGCGCTGGTCAACAATTTCATGCTTTATTATAAGCACGTGCAATTTGCTCTTCAGGCTGAGAAAGAAAAGTCGGCAACGaaagatgaaaaagaaaacaccGGAAATTCCTCGCGCAGTAATTCCTCTTCGGAAGAAGAAATAGTTCCAAGAAAGGATACTTTTACAGACGACAACGACAACAAACAAGAATGCGTTCCCCTGGTAACTATTCACGTCGAAGATGAAAACGGGAAGACATTAAGTCAAAGCAATGATGACATTTAA